In Capsicum annuum cultivar UCD-10X-F1 chromosome 8, UCD10Xv1.1, whole genome shotgun sequence, the genomic window gagtggAGCTCTgaggcataagcctagcatgggccgatatcgatacctttatatatgggtggaagcttaggggcataagcctagcatgggtcgatcccaatctttatatgtaggtggcagctcaggggcgtaagcctagcatgggccgatcctaatttatctatttaccactgatcagctagtcatttgcattatatatggcttacaaatattatgaagtaataaaggtaaaaatgaagaaaggaacataatgtatgtagtcccacaagtatatataaaggtggtctactagtactacttatacacttgtatctaatttctattgagctcttgtatcgtGTTTTGTTATCTTCAGCCTTACACATTcaatacatatttttgtactgacgtccctcacagGGGACCttcatttcatgctgcaggcataggtacttcagctcatacacctcactagtaggagcgcaggcttttcagtgactattggtgggCTCTAGGTTAATTCGGGGCTTTACGAGtctattcaatatattttggttttatGCAGTGAGTTAAGAGTAGGTAGGGGATTtttcccgaccctaactaagtctatatatcttttagaggctttgtagactaatgtaaagttacaGTAGTATTTTTCTTTAGacgtggtggccccaacggccaagtgttgtatatgtAAGTTTGTGCTTtcctatgtaattattctcatcaatacataatatcatggtgattagaacctttggttgtcgtagttacatgcatgagaagtataaggttatgaattggttctcacGGGCCTTTACGACTACGGGTGCCTGTCGCCCCAATAAGAGTTGAGGCGTGACAtatataggcaaaaaccctttcttcttcgGGTATGACTTACCTTATAAatacttttgaatttgaaacaagaaCCATAATTGGGCAAGATTTTAACTAATTTTGGAGATTTAAATTCTTAGTGTTCTGTGAAGGATGGATGCTTTGGGTAtaccttatggtatatttttttctactttgttcatgagtatctaaataatttagtctcaggattatgttgaactaaagtgtaattgtgtatgggtgttgttgtgtttgcatgatttttagttgttaagttTGGATCCCACTATTTCTTAAGTTTAATAGGTTGaatttataggtgaaaaccccaaataccctAATGGGTTTGATCGGTGAAAACCCGAAACTCTAGAAACcatttatcatccttgaaagagggataaagGTGAACATATAGGAACCCatagcatccttgaaagagagcTATAAGGGAAaaaggcaatggtggacaattaagaaTGTAGTTTACTACCTTTTACAATCTTAGACATAAGTGTAAATGGAGTGTAAGTCATATAATAGGCATTTTCCTAAAAATAGGGACGtctaattgaggttttgggtgactaTGAATGACACAATTGTTAGGTGcttgaaagagccaatgggtgacatctttgtggttttgttgaaagactaaccacAAAGACCTTCGTCCTAGCCTATCTCTCACTTACCAACAAAgattcatgttaaaccatcattaacccacaTGCTCTTTACTTATAAGTAGGCATAATCCCAATATTATCtccaaacttgattttaaatcaaaagttcTATACTAGTGTGTTGTTTGACTAAAGATTGTTATTAACGAAAtccaaaccccccccccccccccattttactttaaatgttgtttttgttggatttttggtattcttttagtaattagagcacccataggacttgaaatttggaTTTCACTCCTTGTGAATTTGACCCCAACGTGAGTTGGgatattgacaacgactgccttACCTCTTTTACATGggagtaagttgagcattatcaaaatagcgCTGTTGTTGGGGAGTCGAATATAGATTTCACTCATGCAGTGTACTTTTTTACTTTAGTATACCCAGGGTGGTATGATTTACTTGATTTGTTGCTTTTGATTTTTGTAGGTGATCATAGTGTTAATGCAATAATGAGGGACAATGCTAGTAACATGGGGCCCTTTGACATTTCTCTCGATGAAGAGGGACAACTCAATGATGCATGCTAAATGAGTGTAATTcgtatcccaccaactaatgaAAATGGAGTTTTCCATGTAGCCAGTGTTATGTTATACATATTACAAATGAAGGGGCTCTATGGTGGACAAGCATATGAGGATCCCAATgttcacttaaagaattttatagAGGTATGTGCACCTTTCAACATCTCACACATTACTCAAGAGTCTATTCATCTTTGCCTTTTCCCATTCTCTTTAATCGGTGAGGCGGTTTTATTGCTTTATTCACTCCCACCTAATTCAATCGCTACTTGGAATGAGCTTACCACAGTTATTCTTGATCGATACTTCCAACCATCCAAAATGCTCCAAATATAGAATGAGATCATAAATTTTAGGCAATTGAGTAGGGAACCATTATTTGAAGCATAGGAAGGATTCAATGGAAAATTGATGAAGTGTCTAAACCACTAGGTCTCAGAGAAGATgtttctccaaatcttctattGGGCCCTTGATCCGCTTAACAAAACCGTGGTGGACAATGTAGTGGGAGTTTCCCTAGTGAAGATGCACTACCATGTGGCAAAACAATTATTGGAAGAGGTGACGAAGTAAAATTGGGGTTGGCATACCTGAGATACTAAATTTCCCAAAAGCTCTCCCTCTACATCTGTGGttgaaaaagaacaaagaaatcagaataaggaaagagagaaaagcatgtcaaaaataataacccaacttaAGCTCTCTacaaaacatgttatgggtgcaccaCCGAAAGTGGTAAACACCATAGTATCTAAGGCCTATGAGGATAATGAGAAGGCCAAGAAGTTAGATGAGGAGATCTGGTATTTAGCAAAATATTTAGGGGGTTCTCGCcctgcctatcaaaggcaaggtgggaatcatGGTTGGGTAAACCGTGAGCGTGATAGGGGTTGGAGGAATAAAGAGGGTAATTATGACCACTATGTACCGTCCATGATCGAGCGAAGAACAAAGAATCAATCTCTATTGACCCCAAAAATTTCAAGACCGAGGATGTTTTGGCCCGAATTTTAAATAGGGTGAAAGGTACGAACAAAATAGTATGTGAATTTAAGGTGACTTCACTCAATTTTCTCAAACCATGGTGGCCCACTCCACCTCCATCAAGCAATTAGAGACCCAAATTGGACAAATTTCCATGCAACTAAATGCTAGGCCTAGAGGTGGACTCTCTAGTGATACGATtgctaatccaaagaatgatgatCAAGTCTTAGAAATTATCACTAGGAGTGGGAAGATAGTTGATGAGCACTTGATAGATGATTTGAGTGGGAAGATACCTAAGGCTAAGCCAAAGAAGGtgttacctcaaaatcaaacaaaaaatatgatgaagaagTGGTTGAGGTTGAAAAGCCACAAAGTGAAATAAGGCCTACAATCCAAGTTCCTCCCCTATTCCCTCAATTATTGCAAAGAAAAGAGGAGGGTGACAAGCTAAAAAAAATTTATGGACAAGCTTAGCAATCTATCAATAAACATCCCATTTCTTGAGGTGATCTAAGAAATCCCTAGATATGCTAAGCCAATGAAGAAATTGATGTCGAAAAAAAAGGTTGTTAAAGGTGACACTATTGAAGTCACCCATGGCTATAGTGCTATCATGGATAGTATGGTTATGGAAAAGAAAGATGATCCCAGAGCTTTCATAAGTCCTTGTACAATTGAAACACGCGTTTTTGAAAAACCCCTATGCGACCTTGGTGCAAGGATCAACCTCAAGCCCTTTTTTATCTATAAGAAGCTTGGTTTGAATGCCCCTACCCCGACCTCTATGCGACTTTTAATGGAGGACCAGTCTATTAAAAAGCCGGTgcaaattttatttgatgtccTAGTTAAAGTGGATAAGTTTGTACTTCTGGTAGACTTTGTGGTCTTGGACtgtgaaatggaccaagaggtaCGTATCATCCTTGGTTGTCCATTTTTAGCCACTGAAAGGGCCATTGCCAACTTAGAAATGGGGGAGATAAAGTTTAGGGTGCAAAAAGATGAGGCTACTTTCAAGGATTGTAAGAGGAAGAAGAAATCCATGGAGCTTCAAGTTGTTTCTATGGTGGATGTTGAGATTGAGAAGGTGAAAGAAGGCAGCCTTGAGGAACCACCTTGAGAAGGAAACATAAAAAGGACGTCGTGCCGCGATGTTAACTAAGGCGCTATGTGGAAgacaacccacaaatgccacgaAAATGGCTCGTATCCTTTATTTATGGTGTTGTAGAttagattttggttttggaatttcAATAACCTATGCATTTGTGGCATTATAGAATGCATTGGATGAGCTTAAAAATGGAGAAAGTgtaaaaattttgtattaaaaaCTGAATAGGGAAAAAGCTGTTAACCTGTGAATTGAgctgaataggggaaaataggggagcaAAAATGCTCTCAGTTACTGTAATCGTGTGCCCTTGATTGCAATCTCACTCACCCACATTCCCACGATTGTGGTTACTTCACTGCATCCGCGGTTGCTTTAGCTACATGACTAGTTGAATCCCCCATTTTCCTTAAACTCCCTTTTCAAATCTTACTCTCTAATTGGATCAAATTCTGGCCAAGTTTGTGAGCTCTCCAATAACATCCTTTCATTCCTCTTGCATCACAAATCCAGTAGGTGCCTTGAATCGattctttgatttttgaaaatatgcCAAAGAATGCATGATGTAGAAAGGGAGAGGTTTTTGattctcatgttttaatattttcatacttggtatttGTGTGGTGTTTAGCTGCTAGAGTATGGTGTGCACaagtggggaagtcttgagtacccaaaaatatGTGCAAAATGAagtgtgcacaccaagtgtttgatatattGCCCAAATGAGtattcaataataatttttagaTTCAAAAGGGCATAATCGAGAACCTAATAACCTTGTTATTGGTCTTAATGTGAATCCATATTGTAAAACATGCTTGGGGTCTAAAAATTTGGAAATGTTAAATATGGGAAGCTGGCAGGAATTGGTCTTAATTACCGCAATAGCAGTCCATGATCATTGGACCGCAATTACGTCAATGTGGACACGGTTATGACCCACGATCATGGTAATCGAAGGTGATTTCCTGCCATTCCAAAAATGTTGCACTCTAAATTTTTAACCGAACACCACCAAGTGCCCATCCAATGAGCTTTAATGAACAATGTGGCATAGTTTGTGATAAAAATATCATTGATTAACATCATGTGTGCCTAGTGCTTTCAGGACAAATCTCATGGATAAGTATGATCACATATGATTTATGGCACCCCAAtgccacactcactactataGCGATCTTTTGAGGATGAAGACGCTCTCAGAGAGAGGAATTTTCTTGGACAATGTATCAAAAAAACTTTTGACATTCCATGACAAGCTTGAAGCCATAGGGTGGCGGTGTTTTATCCCGGACCCATGCAATACAAATGAGCAATGGGTCCAGGAATTCTATGCCAACATTAGTGCAGCTTTTTTCTCGAATCTATCCAACATGACTATTAAGACTCAGGGACAAACTGTACACTTTGGGGAAaagcaaatcaatgatgtttacgGGCTCCCACATGCAGACATGGGGGAATTCAAAGCAAAAGGGTGTAAGCTAAGAAGTTGGTTAGCGGAATGATTGTGTCTCAAAAAGGAAGTCTCGTGGATGAAAACAAAAAACAACATCTCCATGAATGACTTTACTTTCGAGGCTCAAATTTGGTTGCACATTATATGTAGCTGAGTATCCCCTTGCACCCACATGACAGCAGTCCTTGATCTATGGCTCGAATGGTTGCTTGCATTTTAAGCGATATTCATTTGGATGTTCGTCAGCTCGTGGTCAATGAAATGGACCATTTCAAGGACCAAGGTGGTTCGCATCTCTTATTTTCCCCATTGATTACTGAGATTTATAGGAGAGTAGGGGTTGAGGAGTATGCTGGAGATGCTTGGGTATAGCCTGGCCCCCTTTCTACCCTTTGAGGATTCAAAGGATGGGTACACCTGGCAAAGGCAAGAAAAGAAAGATCGACTTAGGAAAGTCAACATGTATTGAGCCTGAGTTTCATTAGCCATACACCTCCGATCCTCTTGAGGATATTGGAgttgatattgattttattggGGAGCTTGTGTCTCATTTGTCCCAGGAACTGGGAGGGCCCTCCACCACTCGTCATTCATATATGTCACGGTCCTATTATGAGAAATACAGAGAGGATCAAAAGAAGCAGGAAGCTATCATTTCTAGGCTTGAGAAACCCTACTCATATTTGGTGGAATCACATCGAGATCTTAGGATTGGATATAAAAAGATGGCCataagggagaagaagagggataagttttttaaaaagatatggaAGGAGGTGAAAGGCCTATGGAAGGTCATAAAACCCCAAGATCGACTTTCTTTCTCCTGGGTAAAGAGTGATGATACGACATCCGCCGATTGGTCTGATCTTAAggagaatgatgatgatgcagaGTTTGAGAGTGACCGCAGCCCTTGATGCAGTTTTGGGGAGCACacttatctcttttatccttgattatttatgtagtgGGGACGCTGCTATCTTTTAAGTTAGGGGTTCTTGTCTTCGTATTCATTTGATTTAGGCCTGTATTATTGCTATCTCTGCATATTTTTTTGCTCTTTtagatgattcttatttttatttgggttgtaatatttgagCACTCTGATAGTGCCCatattttcatggattagttacttTATTCCTAGATggttgttttatttaattttggttaCTTGACAagattttccctatgatagactgaGTGACGAAATTCTTAAGGGGAAAGCATCGTGATTAGGTTTTAGTCATGGATacaggggaagtttgagtactcgtAGCATTAAGGTCacaaatgcaaggaaagtctgagtacttgggGTATTATGGCATTGTTGATTTAGGATCGCATTCATAcccattggcgaagtctgagtggCTATATGGGTGGGTAGCCTGTATTAAAGCCCCAATGTGAGACAAGAGCTTGGGTTGTTGCCATGAGTAACAAATTATATGTGGTGCAAATACAAAAAAACACCCCTCTCCGtctaaaattttttcaaaattcaagggGGTGGATGTGACCAACCttataacaaaactttttctctttttatgactttcgaaattgacttagaaaaattatttgtctCGAGCAGGAGGAAAAATTAAACTCTCTTGATGAGATTCTGTGGGAGCTTATTTGTCTATGTCTCATATGTACtagtaccatctagaacttgcctcattagtctttcaaggctaaattttgattgtatttggttggtaaaatgaccCTAGGCCATTCTTGTGATattggaagcccactttagcctaaaaagacTACCAATACATAGATATAATCCTTAGTCACCCACtatgagcctttggacttttcttttgGAAACACGTTGCAAGGTGTGACACTTATATTATAcctctcttgaaccctatcctccttgaacttaagaatgcaaatcgaggctaaaatcctaagttagggGTAGTGAAAGTTGAAAAAGGTGTCATTGGGCCACGAAGTCATAAGAAAGTGCTGACATGCTtaagcaaataaagaaaaatgattagaagaaagaaataatccaaaaaaggaaagaaattcaTGAATTATGCACAAAAAATGAGGGAAAGTGAGAAGTAGAAAGAAAGTGGGAAAACCAACAAAGGCAATGTAGGTACAATAGTGAAAGAAAAGAAGTAGCCCAAtagcaaaatataaaaaaatgtgtTGTAGAATTTCAAATAGGGTTTAGCCTTGTTTTCCTAAAATTAATATCCTACTcaaccctaaacctacattacaagctcaaaaagtccttcGTGATTCCCAACCAAATGTGATCATTGTAGTGAGATTGAAAATAGGGACAAGACTATGGCATGGTGCTTGTTAGTATTaagagttcttgagagagagagagagagagtgtttgaACTTAAATTACTTGTTGCATGGTTGATAGATAGGTGCGTGAATTCTTCTATCTTATGAGGAGGCATATGatcaagttgaggtgggtgattttgtcaccttttgAACAATGAGGCAACAGGAAGTATAATGTGGTTGAGGTCAagaagtgagtcatttctagagtattagtaTTTGTCACATGATTTCTCTTTAAAGCCTATTGAGTCCTTCAATATTCCATTTTATGTTGATGGGtgtagtcaaaatcattttgtcCATGTGGGAAGAGCTTTttgtggtagtaatcaagttatagtcatcatgatcattgggtTATAGAATGTGTACATGTGAAATTGTCTAATGATAAGGGGtggtgtttcttgaggacaagcaaggttttaagttgggggtgttgatgagtggtgattttacgaCTCATTTACACTCAACTTTCATGCACACTAccaatttttgtataaataaatgagacataattatgatttaatgcactaatatccacattttgcaggcatagagttggtGAGATGAAAAATATGGATTGACGTTAAAAAAGATCAAGTGGAAGAATAGAAACGCAGCTGGAGACCTGAAGCAGTCATCAGCCCCAGTTACCATGATTGCAGGCCAAAAGATGCAATCACGGTCTATCAAGATGGTAAAAAGAACACGATTGCAGAACCTTACTGCGGTCATATTAGACGCGGTCGCGGACAACATGATTACCATGATTGTTTTTGTTGCATTCCAGGTATtattttagtaattagagcacccataggactttaaatttggattttagtccttgtggatttgaccccaacgcGAATTAagatattgacaatgaccgccttacCCTTTTAACATGGGAGTAAGTTTCATGTTATCAAtgaccaaaccaaatcaaatttgtTCCGAGACTGAGGTTGACCGGTAACAAAAttcatgttgatcacttcccacttcaaCTCTGGCAACTTAATTTTTTGTTCCAATCCTCcgggcctcatatgctcaactttcacttgttgacacaccatacacttagccacaaaattagttATATCTCTCTTCTTACCATTCCAATAATACATCTCCTGGAGGTCATGATAAATTTTCATcgaactgggatgaacaacatagcacaactCATATGTcttagccaagatcctctctcacaaacCATCGATGTCGGGAATACATAACCTCCTTTAGTGCCACAAAGTACCGTCACCACAATTCTTGAAATCCATCACCTTCggcccaccaacatcacccttgatcctcaatAAATAGGATCTAACAGTTGCATCTCCTTGATTTCAGCACTTAGAGACAACTGTGCTACTTTCTAAATGAACACACCACAATCCTCATAGTCTATGAGATGACCTACAAggttagccaaacagtgaatgtccttcaccgaCTTTCACTTTTTTTCCATATGAGATAGACTCCCCATGCATAATTTGCTAAGAGCATCACCAACCATGTTAgatttacctagatggtagtgaagacccatgtcatagtccttgagagaCTCAAGCTACctcctctgcctgaggttaagTTTTTTcttagtgaacacatactgtaggctcttatgattcgAGAAGATATCCACATCCACTCCACACAAATAGTGCTACCAAATTTTCAGCGCAAATACCAcaactaacaactccaaatcatgagtaggataattcctctcttacaccttcaactacctagaagcatagtcTATCACCTTACCATCCTACATTagaacataactaagtcccatacgggatgcatcacaataaaccacaaatacATTCGTGCCTTCAGGCAAAGTAAAAAAATGAGCCAAAGTTagtttatccttcaacttctcaaaaataccctcacaagcatcagaccaagagaactttacctttatctgagtcaacttagtcaacggggaggctatagaagagaagctctcatgaacctctcataactacccactaaacccaagaagcttcgaatattggTTGAAGTCATGGGTTTAGGCAACTTCCTAACCACTGTAACCTTTTGCAAATCCACCATGACTCCTTCACTAGgaataatataacccaaaaaagtgacattgttcaaccagaattcatattttgaaaacttggcatacaactgttgttctttCAGAGCATGCAAAACAACATCGTGGTGATTGACATggtccacctcactcttagagtacaccagaatatcgtctatgaatataatgatgaataaatctagaaactgatgaaagaacctattcatcaaatccataaatgccatcagggcattggtcaacccaaaagacatgaccaaaaactcaaagtgaccatatcaagtacgaaagatagtcttagggatatccacctccctaatcttaagctgatgatacccagaccaaaggtCAATCTTAGATATAAACTTAGCACtctgcaactaatcaaacaaattatctatcctttaaagaggatacttattctttactattaccttattcaactacctatagtcaatgcacatccaaagggaaccatcc contains:
- the LOC107879102 gene encoding uncharacterized protein LOC107879102; this encodes MKKLMSKKKVVKGDTIEVTHGYSAIMDSMVMEKKDDPRAFISPCTIETRVFEKPLCDLGARINLKPFFIYKKLGLNAPTPTSMRLLMEDQSIKKPVQILFDVLVKVDKFVLLVDFVVLDCEMDQEVRIILGCPFLATERAIANLEMGEIKFRVQKDEATFKDCKRKKKSMELQVVSMVDVEIEKVKEGSLEEPP